The following are encoded together in the Xanthobacter autotrophicus Py2 genome:
- a CDS encoding 4Fe-4S ferredoxin iron-sulfur binding domain protein (PFAM: 4Fe-4S ferredoxin iron-sulfur binding domain protein~KEGG: bbt:BBta_7544 ferredoxin II): protein MTYVVTENCIRCKYMDCVSVCPVDCFYEGENMLVIHPDECIDCGVCEPECPAEAIKPDAELGLEKWLALNAEYAKAWPNITLKRDPPADAKEWDGKPGKEELFSPEPGQGD from the coding sequence ATGACTTACGTCGTCACCGAGAACTGCATCCGCTGCAAGTACATGGATTGCGTGTCCGTGTGCCCGGTGGACTGTTTCTACGAGGGCGAGAACATGCTCGTCATCCACCCCGACGAGTGCATCGACTGCGGGGTCTGCGAGCCGGAATGCCCGGCCGAGGCCATCAAGCCCGATGCCGAGCTGGGGCTCGAGAAGTGGCTCGCGCTCAACGCCGAATATGCCAAGGCTTGGCCCAATATCACGCTCAAGCGCGACCCGCCGGCCGACGCCAAGGAGTGGGACGGCAAGCCGGGCAAGGAAGAGCTGTTCTCCCCGGAGCCCGGCCAAGGCGACTGA
- a CDS encoding helicase domain protein (PFAM: helicase domain protein~KEGG: rpe:RPE_0127 helicase domain protein), which translates to MDDVTQWAVLPRNVRARGVSAVLGPTNTGKTHLAIERMLGHDSGIIGLPLRLLAREVYQRIVERVGADKVALVTGEEKIKPKSPRYWVSTVEAMPRDLDVSFVAIDEIQLATDLDRGHVFTERMLNRRGRHETLLLGSATMRPLIEKLLPGVNVVVRPRLSTLTFAGEKKISRLPRRSAIVAFSAEEVYSIAEFIRRQRGGAAVVMGALSPRTRNAQVELYQSGDVDYLVATDAIGMGLNLDVDHVAFASDRKFDGWQFRKLNASEMAQIAGRAGRATRDGTFGTTGRCPPFDEELVGRLEEHVFDTAKVLQWRNAVPDFRSAAALLASLSQLPREEGLTRAPVADDVAVLEIMSRDTEVTARLASPSDVERLWDACQVPDYRKVSPGAHAELVATLFGHLSGGGFIPDAWFARQIALTDRQEGDIDTLSNRIAQVRTLTFVANRPDWLKDPGHWQGVTRGVEDKLSDALHERLAQRFVDRRTSVLMRRLRENTMLETEISKTGDVTVEGHVIGHLHGFQFAPDPAAGGEEAKALRAAAQKALAGEIEQRAARVAQAVDEAFVLTFDGTVRWTGEAVAKLIPGDEVLKPRFKIIADEHLTGPVRDQVEARIALWLSAHIEKLLGALTKLGTAEDITGIARGIAFQIVESLGVLERARVAEEVKGLDQAARATLRGYGVRFGAHHIYLPALLKPAPRSLAAELYALKHGGLAQKGLDELPHLAASGRTSIPVDHEIQKGLYRAVGFRVCGERAVRVDILERLADLIRPALAWRPGSAGPKPAGAVDGRGFTVTVGMTSLAGCSGEDFASILKSLGYRMERRPPPPPEAEAPAAAPAPVEFAPLPEGAIEADLLFDAPPAEAAPVEGAEVEAVEAPASDSTAVEAVAETPEPDAPEAEPAAPEAEEADAVIADEIEAEAAVEAVEETGDPTAAEVAAEVSAPAAPGGPEAVEGGAPAEPEMIEVWRPGRPPGAPRRDRPQGEGRRFGGERKDGDRREGGKDNERRGERRDGRPPHRRPVEAPGAVAGAPGTEGERAPRPPRGDRPPFRGPREGEGNRGPRPEHRADQRPPQQERRRDKPADPDSPFAALAALKARLEAEKKGK; encoded by the coding sequence ATGGATGACGTCACCCAATGGGCCGTGCTGCCGCGCAACGTGAGGGCGCGGGGGGTGAGCGCGGTCCTCGGCCCCACCAATACGGGCAAGACCCATCTCGCCATCGAGCGCATGCTGGGCCACGACAGTGGCATTATCGGCCTGCCGCTGCGCCTGCTGGCGCGCGAGGTGTACCAGCGCATCGTCGAGCGGGTGGGGGCCGACAAGGTCGCCCTTGTCACCGGCGAGGAGAAGATCAAGCCCAAGAGCCCGCGCTATTGGGTCTCCACCGTGGAGGCCATGCCGCGCGACCTCGACGTGTCCTTCGTCGCCATCGACGAGATCCAGCTCGCTACCGACCTTGATCGCGGCCATGTCTTCACCGAGCGCATGCTGAACCGGCGCGGCCGGCACGAGACGCTGCTGCTCGGCTCCGCCACCATGCGCCCGCTGATCGAGAAGCTGTTGCCGGGCGTCAACGTGGTGGTGCGCCCGCGCCTCTCCACCCTCACCTTCGCCGGCGAGAAGAAGATCTCCCGCCTGCCCCGGCGCTCGGCCATCGTCGCCTTCTCGGCGGAGGAGGTCTATTCCATCGCCGAGTTCATTCGCCGCCAGCGCGGCGGGGCGGCGGTGGTGATGGGGGCGCTCTCGCCCCGCACCCGCAATGCTCAGGTGGAGCTCTACCAGTCGGGCGACGTGGATTATCTCGTCGCCACCGACGCCATCGGCATGGGCCTCAACCTGGACGTGGACCACGTGGCTTTTGCCTCGGACCGCAAGTTCGATGGCTGGCAGTTCCGCAAGCTCAATGCCTCCGAGATGGCGCAGATCGCCGGCCGTGCCGGGCGGGCGACGCGCGACGGCACGTTCGGTACGACGGGGCGCTGTCCGCCCTTCGACGAGGAATTGGTGGGCCGGCTGGAGGAGCATGTGTTCGACACCGCGAAGGTGTTGCAATGGCGCAACGCCGTCCCGGATTTCCGCTCCGCCGCCGCCCTTCTCGCCAGCCTGTCCCAGCTTCCCCGCGAGGAGGGGCTGACCCGCGCGCCGGTCGCCGACGACGTGGCCGTGCTCGAAATCATGAGCCGGGACACGGAGGTGACGGCCCGCCTCGCCTCGCCATCAGATGTGGAAAGGTTGTGGGACGCGTGCCAGGTACCCGATTATCGCAAGGTGTCTCCCGGAGCCCATGCGGAGCTGGTTGCAACGCTTTTCGGGCACCTTTCTGGGGGTGGATTTATCCCCGATGCGTGGTTCGCGCGTCAAATCGCCTTGACCGATCGCCAAGAAGGCGACATCGACACGTTGTCGAACCGGATCGCGCAGGTGAGAACCCTTACCTTCGTGGCCAACCGGCCCGACTGGCTCAAGGATCCGGGGCACTGGCAAGGCGTCACGAGAGGGGTCGAAGACAAGCTGTCGGACGCACTGCACGAAAGGCTGGCCCAGCGTTTCGTGGACCGGCGAACCAGCGTGCTCATGCGGCGCCTGCGAGAGAACACGATGCTCGAAACTGAAATCAGCAAGACCGGTGACGTTACCGTTGAAGGCCATGTCATCGGCCACCTCCATGGCTTCCAGTTCGCCCCGGATCCGGCGGCGGGCGGGGAGGAAGCCAAGGCCCTGCGCGCCGCTGCCCAGAAGGCGCTGGCGGGCGAGATCGAGCAGCGCGCCGCCCGCGTCGCCCAGGCCGTGGACGAGGCCTTCGTGCTCACGTTCGACGGCACCGTCCGCTGGACGGGCGAGGCTGTGGCCAAGCTCATCCCCGGCGACGAGGTGCTGAAGCCGCGCTTCAAGATCATCGCCGACGAGCACCTCACCGGCCCGGTCCGCGACCAGGTGGAAGCCCGCATCGCGCTGTGGCTGTCGGCTCATATCGAGAAACTGCTCGGCGCGCTGACCAAGCTCGGCACGGCGGAAGACATCACCGGCATCGCCCGCGGCATCGCCTTCCAGATCGTCGAGAGCCTCGGCGTGCTGGAGCGGGCTCGCGTGGCTGAGGAGGTGAAGGGCCTCGACCAGGCCGCTCGCGCCACCCTGCGCGGCTATGGCGTGCGCTTCGGCGCCCATCACATCTACCTGCCGGCGCTGCTGAAGCCCGCTCCGCGCTCGCTGGCGGCCGAGCTTTATGCGCTGAAGCACGGCGGCCTCGCCCAGAAGGGCCTCGACGAGCTGCCGCATCTGGCCGCCTCCGGGCGCACCTCCATCCCGGTGGATCACGAGATCCAGAAGGGCCTCTACCGCGCCGTGGGCTTCCGCGTGTGCGGCGAGCGCGCCGTGCGCGTGGACATCCTGGAGCGGCTCGCCGACCTCATCCGCCCGGCGCTGGCCTGGCGGCCCGGTTCCGCCGGCCCCAAGCCCGCGGGTGCGGTGGATGGGCGCGGCTTCACCGTGACCGTGGGAATGACGTCGTTGGCCGGCTGCTCGGGGGAGGACTTCGCTTCCATCCTGAAGTCGCTGGGCTACCGCATGGAGCGCCGCCCGCCGCCCCCGCCGGAGGCCGAGGCTCCCGCTGCCGCACCTGCGCCGGTGGAATTCGCGCCATTGCCGGAAGGCGCCATTGAGGCCGACCTCCTGTTCGACGCGCCGCCCGCCGAGGCTGCGCCTGTGGAGGGCGCCGAGGTCGAGGCTGTCGAGGCTCCCGCTTCCGATAGCACCGCCGTTGAGGCCGTGGCCGAGACGCCCGAGCCTGACGCGCCCGAGGCCGAGCCTGCCGCCCCTGAGGCGGAAGAGGCGGACGCCGTCATCGCCGACGAGATCGAGGCTGAAGCCGCGGTCGAGGCCGTCGAGGAAACCGGCGATCCCACCGCCGCCGAAGTGGCGGCCGAGGTCAGCGCGCCCGCCGCTCCGGGTGGTCCCGAGGCGGTGGAAGGTGGTGCTCCCGCCGAACCCGAGATGATCGAGGTGTGGCGTCCCGGCCGTCCGCCGGGCGCGCCGCGCCGTGACCGTCCTCAAGGCGAGGGCCGCCGTTTCGGTGGCGAGCGTAAGGACGGCGATCGCCGCGAGGGCGGTAAGGACAACGAGCGCCGCGGCGAGCGGCGCGACGGCCGTCCGCCTCATCGTCGTCCCGTCGAGGCGCCCGGCGCCGTCGCCGGTGCCCCCGGCACTGAGGGTGAGCGCGCGCCGCGTCCGCCCCGGGGCGACCGTCCTCCGTTCCGTGGACCGCGCGAGGGCGAGGGCAATCGTGGCCCGCGTCCCGAGCATCGCGCAGACCAGCGCCCGCCGCAGCAGGAGCGCCGGCGCGACAAGCCGGCGGATCCGGACAGCCCGTTTGCCGCCCTCGCCGCGCTGAAGGCGCGCCTGGAGGCGGAGAAGAAGGGCAAGTGA
- a CDS encoding ABC transporter related (PFAM: ABC transporter related; Oligopeptide/dipeptide ABC transporter domain protein~SMART: AAA ATPase~KEGG: bra:BRADO1006 putative oligopeptide transport protein (ABC superfamily, atp_bind)): MTQPLLSVEDLSVAFRRVDDPSGTGQALAVKHVSFDLAKGETLALVGESGSGKSVTALSILKLLNYPAASHPSGRILFEGRDLLTVPERELRGVRGNKITMVFQEPMSSLNPLHTIEQQVVEMLTLHRGMGTAAARARTLELLGEVGIPKPEERLSAYPHQLSGGQRQRVMIAMALANEPDLLIADEPTTALDVTVQAQILKLLKELQARLGMAMLFITHDLNIVRKIADRVCVMQRGEIVEQGGAEETFLHPRHPYTQALLKAEPKPDPAPVVPDAPIVVETTDLKVHFPIKRGILRKTVGYVKAVDGVSVAIRRGETLGVVGESGSGKTTLGLALLRLISSQGPVAFLGQRIDGLSFKAMRPLRSDMQIVFQDPYGALSPRMSVSDIVGEGLLVHQRGLSAEAREARVVAALEDVGLDPESRHRYPHEFSGGQRQRISIARAMALEPSFVVLDEPTSALDMIVQAQIVDLLRALQRKRDLTFMFISHDLRVVSALASRILVMRDGKMVEEGEARAVFEQPKEAYTRALFAAAFNLEIAGQGVVRQ; this comes from the coding sequence ATGACCCAGCCCCTCCTGTCCGTCGAAGACCTCTCCGTCGCCTTCCGCCGGGTCGATGATCCCAGCGGCACCGGGCAGGCGCTGGCGGTGAAGCATGTGTCGTTCGACCTCGCCAAGGGCGAGACGTTGGCGCTGGTGGGCGAATCCGGCTCCGGCAAGTCGGTCACCGCGCTCTCCATCCTGAAGCTGCTGAACTATCCGGCCGCCAGCCACCCGTCGGGCCGCATCCTGTTCGAGGGGCGCGACCTGCTCACGGTTCCCGAGCGCGAGCTGCGGGGAGTGCGGGGCAACAAGATCACCATGGTGTTCCAGGAGCCCATGAGTTCCCTGAACCCGCTTCACACCATCGAGCAGCAGGTGGTGGAGATGCTGACCCTCCATCGCGGCATGGGCACCGCCGCCGCGCGCGCCCGCACGCTGGAGCTTCTGGGCGAGGTGGGCATCCCCAAGCCGGAGGAGCGGCTTTCCGCCTATCCGCACCAATTGTCCGGCGGCCAGCGCCAGCGGGTGATGATCGCCATGGCGCTCGCCAACGAGCCGGACCTGCTCATCGCCGACGAGCCCACCACCGCCCTAGACGTGACCGTGCAGGCGCAGATCCTGAAGCTCTTGAAGGAGCTTCAGGCCCGCCTCGGCATGGCCATGCTGTTCATCACCCACGACCTCAACATCGTGCGCAAGATCGCCGATCGGGTGTGCGTGATGCAGCGGGGCGAGATCGTGGAGCAGGGCGGGGCGGAGGAAACCTTCCTCCATCCGCGCCACCCCTACACCCAGGCGCTGCTGAAGGCCGAGCCGAAGCCCGATCCTGCCCCCGTCGTCCCCGACGCGCCCATCGTGGTGGAAACCACCGACCTCAAGGTGCACTTCCCTATCAAGCGCGGCATCCTGCGCAAGACGGTGGGCTACGTGAAGGCGGTGGACGGCGTCTCCGTCGCCATCCGCCGGGGCGAGACGCTGGGGGTGGTGGGGGAATCCGGCTCCGGCAAGACCACGCTGGGCCTTGCCCTGCTGCGCCTCATCTCCAGCCAGGGGCCGGTGGCCTTCCTCGGCCAGCGCATCGACGGCCTGTCCTTCAAGGCCATGCGGCCGCTGCGGTCTGACATGCAGATCGTGTTCCAGGATCCCTATGGGGCGCTCTCCCCGCGCATGTCGGTGAGCGATATCGTGGGGGAGGGGCTGCTGGTCCACCAGCGCGGCCTGTCCGCCGAGGCGCGGGAGGCACGGGTGGTGGCGGCCTTGGAAGACGTGGGCCTCGATCCGGAGAGCCGGCACCGCTATCCCCACGAGTTCTCCGGCGGCCAGCGCCAGCGCATCTCGATTGCCCGCGCCATGGCGCTGGAACCCTCCTTCGTGGTGCTGGACGAGCCCACCAGCGCCCTCGACATGATCGTGCAGGCACAGATCGTAGACCTGCTGCGCGCGCTCCAGCGCAAGCGCGACCTCACCTTCATGTTCATCTCCCACGATTTGCGGGTGGTCTCGGCGCTGGCGAGCCGCATCCTGGTCATGCGCGACGGCAAGATGGTGGAGGAGGGCGAGGCGCGCGCCGTGTTCGAGCAGCCGAAGGAGGCCTATACGCGGGCCCTGTTCGCCGCCGCCTTCAATCTGGAGATCGCCGGCCAGGGCGTGGTCCGCCAATGA
- a CDS encoding RNA-binding S4 domain protein (PFAM: RNA-binding S4 domain protein~KEGG: rpd:RPD_0280 RNA-binding S4), producing the protein MTGEGADPAERQRLDRWIWHARVVRTREAAADLVRAGHVRLDGARVTSPAQSVRAGQVLTIALDRNVRVLRIVGFSQRRGDATSARALFDEITEV; encoded by the coding sequence GTGACGGGCGAGGGGGCGGATCCGGCGGAGCGGCAGAGGCTCGACCGCTGGATCTGGCACGCTCGCGTGGTGCGCACCCGGGAGGCCGCGGCCGATCTGGTGCGCGCCGGCCACGTCCGGCTCGACGGCGCGCGGGTGACGAGCCCGGCGCAATCGGTGCGGGCCGGGCAGGTGCTCACCATCGCACTCGACCGGAACGTGCGTGTGTTGCGAATCGTTGGCTTTTCGCAGCGCCGGGGAGATGCTACATCGGCACGCGCGCTTTTCGACGAAATAACAGAAGTGTGA
- a CDS encoding NUDIX hydrolase (PFAM: NUDIX hydrolase~KEGG: rpc:RPC_3722 nucleoside diphosphate pyrophosphatase) yields the protein MTGQERTLMEDRPARVDVEGPELLAKGFRPYERYRLVLHHDDGTSDAQVRDIVRGGRVVGVLGYDPGRDMVVLIRQFRLTAHLLPQGRGEMVEIVAGLVEAGEDPEAAAVRECIEETGVEPRLVLPMLTFTPTPGVTDEFALMYLGILDAGALPARAGARDETEMTQPFAVPVDEALAAIAQGRCINGFLILALQWLALNRAGLPDLIAAAEHEEQS from the coding sequence ATGACGGGGCAAGAGCGGACCCTCATGGAGGACCGCCCCGCGCGGGTGGACGTGGAGGGGCCGGAGCTGCTGGCCAAGGGCTTCCGGCCCTATGAGCGCTACCGCCTGGTGCTGCACCATGACGACGGCACCTCCGACGCCCAGGTGCGCGACATCGTGCGCGGCGGCCGCGTGGTGGGGGTGCTCGGCTATGATCCCGGGCGCGACATGGTGGTCCTGATCCGCCAGTTCCGCCTCACCGCCCATCTCCTCCCCCAGGGGCGGGGGGAGATGGTGGAGATCGTGGCCGGGCTGGTGGAAGCGGGCGAGGACCCGGAAGCCGCAGCCGTGCGCGAATGCATCGAAGAGACGGGCGTTGAGCCGCGCCTCGTCCTGCCCATGCTCACGTTCACGCCGACGCCGGGCGTCACCGACGAATTCGCCCTGATGTACCTCGGCATCCTCGATGCCGGGGCGCTCCCCGCGCGGGCCGGGGCGCGGGACGAGACGGAGATGACGCAGCCGTTCGCGGTGCCGGTGGACGAGGCGCTCGCTGCCATCGCGCAGGGGCGCTGCATCAATGGCTTCCTCATCCTGGCCCTGCAATGGCTGGCGCTCAACCGCGCCGGCCTGCCGGACCTGATCGCGGCGGCGGAGCACGAGGAGCAATCTTGA
- a CDS encoding Creatininase (PFAM: Creatininase~KEGG: rpb:RPB_0569 creatininase) — MRFFSPMKNAADERRRVRRRLVFLKWAELSSPAIAALDKTRLVAVLPVAAVEQHGPHLPLGTDLFIAEGYIERIAFQVPRDLDAVFLPVQAVGKSDEHITFAGTLTLSPATALATWVELGDCLARAGVRRLVLMNTHGGNVPVIDLVARTLRVKHRMLAVTCSMHRFGYPVGLFTDHERAHGIHGGEIETSLMLAFRPELVDLTHAGDFSPYSVAMESEFARLRANHPVGFGWLAEDLSADGAMGDARGATALKGEAATEFGARAFIELLRDVANFDLERFDHHV; from the coding sequence ATGCGCTTTTTCAGCCCCATGAAAAACGCCGCGGACGAGCGGCGACGCGTCAGGAGGCGGCTGGTGTTTCTCAAGTGGGCAGAACTTTCCTCCCCGGCCATCGCCGCCCTCGACAAGACGCGGCTCGTCGCCGTGCTGCCCGTCGCCGCCGTTGAGCAGCACGGCCCGCACCTGCCGCTGGGTACCGACCTGTTCATCGCCGAGGGCTATATCGAGCGCATCGCCTTCCAGGTGCCGCGCGATCTGGATGCCGTGTTCCTGCCGGTGCAGGCGGTGGGCAAGTCCGACGAGCACATTACCTTTGCCGGCACCCTCACCTTGTCTCCCGCCACCGCGCTCGCCACCTGGGTGGAACTGGGAGACTGCCTTGCCCGCGCCGGGGTGCGGCGGCTGGTGCTCATGAACACCCACGGTGGCAACGTGCCGGTCATCGACCTCGTGGCCCGCACCCTGCGCGTGAAGCACCGCATGCTGGCCGTCACCTGCTCCATGCACCGCTTCGGCTATCCGGTGGGCCTGTTCACGGATCATGAGCGCGCCCACGGCATCCACGGTGGGGAGATCGAGACCTCGCTCATGCTCGCCTTCCGCCCAGAGCTCGTGGACCTGACCCACGCCGGCGATTTCAGCCCCTACAGCGTGGCCATGGAAAGCGAATTCGCCCGGCTGCGGGCCAACCATCCGGTGGGCTTCGGCTGGCTCGCCGAGGATTTGAGCGCCGATGGCGCCATGGGCGACGCGCGTGGCGCCACCGCCCTCAAGGGCGAAGCGGCGACCGAATTCGGCGCCCGTGCCTTCATCGAACTGCTAAGGGACGTGGCGAACTTCGACCTGGAGCGCTTCGACCACCACGTGTGA
- a CDS encoding outer membrane autotransporter barrel domain (TIGRFAM: outer membrane autotransporter barrel domain~PFAM: lipolytic protein G-D-S-L family; Autotransporter beta- domain protein~KEGG: xac:XAC3300 esterase) produces the protein MVGRSAVIRAAVLWTSIAAGTGAAHAQQFSNFYVFGDSLSDAGTYYVVIDGQLQSVRFTVNPAPVWDMLVGEHYGLGVSPYLAIDTVTKTSTVVGGNNYAQGGACVNSGFNYTKCVAYPDNTLGETQQLEIYLASTGGVAQPNALYSMWAGANDIFTQAIYLSYQLVSEEKAIENVVAAANQHVENIATLSKAGARYIIVPNLPDISKAPVTSLLPQGQFFSDSVNAYNATLYNDLRHLGGSNIIYVDDYALVNEVIANPTLYGFTNVTDKACQQDFAITCTTNTLVAPNAQNDYLFADVVHPTPAGHELLAQYIESIIEAPGLIGLLAESPIYVGRGIYRTLDTRIGTGTPKGFQLYTNIDYSTYTLDPTRDHSGSDGSAAAGYVGLEYGFGNGISVGALLSYGSGSYNFSAQNGGYDADMFNGTIYANARFGGAFAQLSGTVGSIDYNSIKRQFLLGAAVRTNMGDTSGTYYGARLATGYDFTMGQATVTPLAQLTYQQATVDGYAETAGNSSSMLFGNQLRELFYATVGGQASYAFVLSGVTVRPNVQATYNYDFLNQDRSVTAGLLTAPVTFAMPVYQPGRSWTNLAVGLALEAANGLTCNFTLGELLGQDQVSSAYVNGGIAYKF, from the coding sequence ATGGTCGGGCGTTCAGCTGTCATTCGTGCCGCAGTTCTATGGACCTCTATTGCCGCGGGCACGGGCGCTGCGCATGCGCAGCAGTTTTCGAACTTCTACGTCTTCGGCGACAGTCTGAGCGACGCGGGAACCTATTACGTGGTCATCGACGGCCAGCTCCAGTCGGTCCGGTTCACGGTGAACCCGGCGCCGGTGTGGGACATGCTGGTGGGCGAACATTACGGTCTTGGGGTCTCGCCTTATCTCGCCATCGACACAGTGACCAAGACCAGCACTGTGGTGGGCGGAAACAACTACGCCCAGGGCGGCGCCTGTGTGAATTCGGGCTTCAACTATACCAAGTGTGTGGCCTATCCGGACAATACACTGGGTGAGACGCAGCAGCTCGAGATCTATCTCGCGTCAACCGGCGGCGTCGCCCAGCCCAATGCCCTCTATTCCATGTGGGCGGGCGCCAACGACATCTTCACCCAAGCGATCTACCTCAGCTACCAGCTGGTCAGCGAGGAGAAGGCCATCGAAAACGTGGTCGCGGCCGCCAACCAGCACGTGGAGAACATCGCCACGCTCTCCAAGGCAGGCGCGCGCTACATCATCGTGCCGAACCTGCCGGACATCTCCAAGGCGCCGGTCACCAGTCTCCTGCCCCAGGGGCAGTTCTTCAGCGATTCCGTCAACGCCTACAATGCGACCCTGTACAACGACCTGCGCCACCTCGGCGGCTCGAACATCATCTACGTGGACGACTATGCGCTGGTGAACGAGGTCATCGCCAACCCGACCCTGTACGGCTTCACCAACGTGACCGACAAGGCGTGCCAGCAGGATTTCGCCATCACCTGCACCACCAACACTTTGGTCGCGCCCAACGCGCAGAACGATTATCTGTTCGCCGACGTCGTTCATCCCACGCCCGCCGGCCATGAGCTGCTGGCGCAATACATCGAATCCATCATCGAAGCGCCCGGCCTCATCGGCTTGCTGGCGGAAAGCCCCATCTATGTGGGGCGCGGCATCTACCGCACTCTCGATACCCGCATTGGCACGGGCACGCCCAAGGGCTTCCAGCTCTATACCAACATCGATTACAGCACCTACACCCTCGACCCGACCCGCGACCATTCCGGCTCGGACGGCAGCGCCGCCGCCGGCTATGTGGGCCTCGAATACGGCTTCGGCAACGGCATCAGCGTCGGCGCCCTCTTGAGCTATGGCAGCGGCAGCTACAATTTCAGCGCGCAGAACGGCGGCTACGACGCCGACATGTTCAACGGCACCATCTACGCCAACGCCCGCTTCGGCGGGGCCTTCGCCCAGCTCTCGGGGACCGTGGGCTCGATCGACTACAATTCGATCAAGCGCCAGTTCCTGCTCGGCGCCGCGGTGCGCACCAACATGGGCGACACCAGCGGCACCTATTACGGCGCCCGCCTCGCCACCGGCTACGACTTCACTATGGGCCAGGCTACCGTCACTCCCCTGGCGCAGCTCACCTACCAGCAGGCGACGGTGGACGGCTATGCGGAAACCGCCGGCAATTCCAGCTCCATGCTGTTCGGCAACCAGCTGCGCGAGCTGTTCTATGCGACCGTCGGCGGGCAGGCGAGCTACGCCTTCGTGCTGTCGGGTGTCACCGTGCGGCCGAACGTGCAGGCGACCTACAATTACGACTTCCTGAACCAGGACCGCTCCGTCACCGCCGGCCTGCTGACGGCCCCCGTCACCTTCGCCATGCCGGTCTACCAGCCGGGCCGCTCCTGGACCAACCTTGCCGTCGGGCTCGCGCTGGAGGCGGCCAACGGCCTGACGTGCAATTTCACCCTGGGTGAGCTGCTCGGCCAGGACCAGGTGTCGAGCGCCTACGTGAACGGCGGCATCGCCTACAAGTTCTGA
- a CDS encoding acyltransferase 3 (PFAM: acyltransferase 3~KEGG: mlo:mlr8454 acyltransferase) → MESARYRALDGLRGMAAVLVVFYHMTIASVFKSLSIVTNGDLAVDVFFILSGFVISSAYADRIDTPDTMKRFLTLRFFRVYPLHFCILMVFLAQEFFKLYLWHKGVTLNNGAPFTGDQSLVLFFATLFLVQAWGVFDRNFWNGPSWSISCEALAYLVFALTAPLRPLRWRFAPPAILVFATCSYIYAATLHDGLAQAFYGPAAMLRGLSGFFVGALCYEAVRSGRLKAIFAAASDRALSLWQAGTVLAVLLLLSVCRGPSIIAVLVPLTVLVLLLHTDRGFACTVLNTRPLQALGKISYSIYMVHFFILISTDTVLKRVIGEQPDGRPWFQMPLLQGTLLSLALALLVVLVASLTWRFIEEPGRGFGRRLVGGQGASQGAGLQSGAVAPALDAAGRATLEAAPAPRSEGARKPASGRGR, encoded by the coding sequence ATGGAAAGTGCGAGATATCGCGCGCTGGATGGCCTGCGTGGCATGGCAGCTGTGCTCGTCGTCTTTTATCACATGACGATTGCGAGCGTTTTCAAGTCCCTGTCCATTGTCACCAATGGCGATCTTGCCGTCGATGTCTTTTTCATCCTGTCAGGTTTTGTGATTTCGTCGGCCTATGCCGATCGCATCGACACGCCCGATACAATGAAGCGGTTCCTTACCCTGCGTTTCTTCAGGGTCTATCCGCTCCATTTCTGCATCCTGATGGTGTTTCTGGCGCAGGAGTTTTTCAAGCTCTACCTCTGGCACAAGGGCGTCACGCTCAATAATGGTGCGCCGTTCACCGGAGACCAGTCGCTGGTCCTGTTCTTCGCCACATTGTTCCTGGTGCAGGCCTGGGGCGTGTTCGACAGGAATTTCTGGAACGGCCCCAGCTGGAGCATCAGCTGCGAGGCCCTGGCCTATCTGGTCTTCGCCCTGACGGCTCCGCTGCGTCCCCTGCGCTGGCGCTTCGCGCCGCCCGCCATCCTCGTATTCGCGACCTGCTCCTACATCTATGCCGCCACGCTCCATGACGGTCTTGCCCAGGCCTTCTATGGGCCGGCGGCCATGCTGCGCGGCCTGTCCGGCTTTTTCGTCGGCGCCCTGTGCTACGAGGCGGTGCGCTCGGGGCGGCTGAAGGCGATATTCGCGGCGGCGTCCGACCGTGCCCTGAGCCTGTGGCAGGCAGGCACGGTGCTGGCCGTCCTGCTGCTGCTTTCGGTATGTCGGGGGCCGAGCATCATCGCCGTGCTGGTGCCGCTGACGGTGCTCGTGCTGCTGCTGCACACCGACCGTGGCTTCGCCTGCACGGTCCTGAATACGCGGCCGCTGCAGGCGCTCGGGAAGATCTCATATTCCATCTACATGGTGCATTTCTTCATTCTGATCTCCACGGACACCGTGCTGAAGCGGGTCATCGGCGAGCAGCCGGACGGCAGGCCGTGGTTCCAGATGCCCCTGCTCCAGGGCACGCTGCTCTCCCTGGCCCTGGCGCTGCTGGTGGTTCTCGTCGCGAGCCTCACCTGGCGCTTCATCGAAGAGCCCGGCCGCGGGTTCGGCCGGCGCCTCGTGGGCGGGCAGGGTGCGTCCCAAGGCGCCGGGCTGCAGTCCGGAGCGGTCGCGCCGGCGCTGGACGCGGCCGGCCGCGCGACCCTGGAGGCTGCCCCCGCGCCAAGGAGTGAGGGCGCGCGCAAGCCTGCATCGGGGCGCGGCAGATGA